DNA from Asticcacaulis excentricus:
TATTGGGATGGAAAGGCGAGATGGGTTCACCTTAGCTTTCCCGGCGGTCAGGTCAACGAGGATATTTGCTGACCAGCGCTGATATTTCTGTTGACTCTGATAACGTCTTCCCCGGTAAGGAGAAATTTACAAACTGTTAAGACGTTGTCATTTTGACGCAGGAGTTAAAAAACTTTTACGCGCAAAAACACGCTTCGCCACAAGGTGGCAAAGATGTCAGGTCATTGAAAAATTTAGGAAAACCAAAGTGCGGACGCTCAGCAAGATCGTCCGGACGCATCACAGTCCCAAAGACAACAAACATCAGCGCACGGAGCGGATCGCTCAGTGCCTGATGCTTGTTGTAATCAGGAAAAGGAAATTAGGCAGCCAGCTTCTTGAGAGCGGCGGCCAGACGCGACACCTTGCGGGCGCCGGTATTCTTGTGCACCACGCCCTTCGACACGGCGCGCATCAGCTCGGATTGCGCTTCGATGAAGGCGGTCTTGGCAACGGCGGCATCGCCAGCGGCCAAAGCTTCTTCGAACTTGCGCACGTAGGTACGGACGCGCGAACGGCGCGCCTTGTTGACTTCGGTACGGCGGGCGATCTTGCGGATCGCTTTCTTGGCGCCGGGATTATTTGCCATTCATCACCTCAGGGGACGATAAGTTAAGGGAGCCGCGGCGCCAGCCTTCTAAAGGGGGCCGCGACACGAATTTCAAGGGGGCGGGATATAACCGAAGGGCGCAGGCAGGTCAACGCTTTCGGGGCAAGAATCATCCACAGAACGACTCTTTTTTCGCCTCATCCGATCTCCTTAACCTTTCTGGCACGCCGGACAATAAAAAGTCGAGCGCCCAGAATGGGTTTTGCGGGCAATGGTGCCCCCGCAACCGGGCCGCAGGCAGGGCTCATCCTCACGATCATAGACGCGGAAACGGTGCTGAAAATAGCCCAGTTCGCCGGAAGCCGAGGCGAAATCGCTGATCGAGGAGCCGCCCGCCGCGACGGCCTCTTCCAGCACCTCCCGCACGGCCAGGGTCAGTTCAGCCGCCTTGGCATGGCTCAGCCTGTCGCCGGGCAGGTCGGGCGACAGGGCGGCCCGCCACAGGGCCTCACAGACATAGATATTGCCCAACCCCGAAATCAGCGTCTGATCCATCAGCAGGCTTTTCAGCGGTGTGCGGCGGGGGCTGAACAGGGCGTGCAAGGCGTCGGCGTTCAGGGCGTCCGACAGCGGTTCGAGGCCCAGCCCCTTGTACCAGCCTTGCGCGTAAAGTTCGTCAGGGCGCAGCAACAGCATAAATCCGAAGCGGCGCGGGTCATAGAAGTCGATCAGGCGCGTCACGCCCTCTTTGGTCGCCAGCACCTGAACGTGCAGGTGTTTGGGATCTGGCCGCACCGAGTGGTAATAGTTGCCATCCAGCTTTTGTTTAGCCCCTCGCCGGGCGGTGGCTTGCACCACCTTGGCCGCCGCCTCAATGGCGGCTTGAGCGGAATGATTCCAGTAGAAATCATTCCGCTCTAGGCTTTGCCCGTCGATGTCGGTGACCTGAAACCGCCCGGTCATGCCGAGGTGGGTGATCCACACGGCCTGCGTGTCGAGGTGGAACAGCAGGTATTTGGCGCGGCGCTCCAGCCGCAGGATTTCGGCCCCTTCCAGTTGCTCGGCAAAGCGCTCCGGGAAGGCATAGCGCAGATTGGGCCGATGCAGGCGCAGGCCACTCAGCCGCGCGTGCTCCAGCGCAGGCGTCAGGCCGCGCCGGACGGTTTCGACTTCGGGCAGTTCGGGCATAAACGATCCAGCATGAGAGTGTACCTGCCTGTGTAGATTATTTTAGCCACGAAAAACACGAAAAGAGGTGCTGAGCCCTTTGTTTTTCGGCACACGGATGTTCTGATTTCGAAGTCAGAGCCTTGGCAGGCTTTAAGCGGCGCAGATGACCGAGCGGCGTTCGCGCAGGCGTGGGTCATCGCTGAGATCGGCGTGCCAGAGCGCCGGGTTGAGCGCGATCGGGTCTTCGATGGCAAAGGCGTGCCAGGCGAGGTCAGGGCGCGGGCGATCCGAGGCGGCAATGACGGCGCGCAGTTCGGCGGCCGAGGTGACGCCGACGATCACGGAAGACACGCCCTTAAGGTTCAGGGCGTAGCTGAGGGCCGCGTGCAGCGGGTCGGTCGCGGTTTCCAGCAGATGGCGACGGATGCGCGACAATTGCGGGCCCAGCGGTTGCAGATTGGCAGGCAGGGCTTCGCGCGGCGTGAACAACAGGCCCTGAAGGAAGACCGAACGCACCTGCACCTCGATGCCCATGCCGGCCAGCGCTTCCAGAGCGCCTTCGCGCACCAGCCGCTGATCGAGGATAGAGGTCGGCACCTGAATGAGGTCGGGCTTGAAGCGCTTGGCCAGGGCCACGGGTGAATCTTCGTAACGCGCCGAAATGCCGATGCGGGAAAACAGACCGTCGGCCTTCAGCTTTTCCATACGCGCCCACAGCGCATCGCCTTGGGGGCCCATCAGGTCGGCCGCATCGTCGATCATGCCGACGCCGACGCGGGCCAGTCCCATATGCTCGACCGAACGCTTAAGGCGGGATTCGACCCAGTCGAGCCCTCTCTCGGCGCGGACGCTGCGGATTTGCGGCTTGAACGGCGAAGGGAAAGGCCAGCAACGGCCAAGTATGCGTTCGACATCGCCTTCATAGGGGGCGACGTCAATGGCCTTCAGCCCGCACTGGGCCGCGTATTGCAGGATCTGGCGGACCTCGTCTTCGGACACGCGGCCGCGCAGGTTCGAGATGCCGTAGTCGCATCCGAATTGCGCCGATCCGAGGCCCAGAGCCGCTTTCATTGATCCTTACCCAAACCTTAATGATTCCAACAGGCTATAACCTGTGACATCCGGGATTCTGCGGTCAAAGGTTAAACAACCTCTGAACAGCGGCGGGTATTTATGACAAATATGCAGGAAAAAGCGGTCTTCCACAGTTGAAAACCATAGGACAAAAGCAAAAGGGTTAACGGTATTTGAAAACCGTTAACCCTTGAGCGTTTTCGGGCGTTGTTTGGTCAGCGTCAGGTGTTTAGGGATTGCGCTTCTGGGAGTCCTTTTGGGCGTCTTCAAACACTTCGTCGAGCGTTTGCGGGGTTTCCGTCTTCGCCGGTTGCACGGGTTCGATGGTCACCGTTGGCGCCTCGGCGCTGGTCGCTGTGCCGAGCAGGTCATCGACAGCTGTGGTCGCCCCCGTATCGAGCGTGCCCGTCCCGGTGGGAATGGTCGAAACCTTGATACGGGTCAGGGCGCGCGACATGTATTCGCGCCAGATGGCCGCCGGCGTACCGCCACCGGTCACCTTGGCCATTTGTGAATTGTTGTCGCGACCCACCCAGACGGCGGTGGTGAAGCCACCCGTATAGCCGACAAACCAGGCATCGCGGTAATCCGACGTCGTGCCCGTCTTACCGGCAATATCGAACTGTGACAGGCGAACACCTGAACCCGTACCTGAGCGCACCACTTCGCGCATCATCTGGTTCATGTAGCCCAGCGCCGGGTTGTTGATCACCAGGGCCCGGCTGTCCGCCGCGCTATGTTGATACAGGACTTTGCCCTTGGTGGTGCGGATACGCACGATGCCATAGGGTGCGACCTTATAGCCGCCATTGGAGAAGGGCACATAGGCGCGCGCCATTTCCAGCGGCGTCACATCGGCGGTGCCGAGCGCCATGGCCGGGTCGGTATTGATCTTGGAGGTGATGCCCAAGCGGCGCGCGGTCGCGGCCACATTGGAGCGCCCCACCTGATCGGCCAGACGGGCAGCCACCGTGTTGATCGACTGCGCCAGCGCCGTCGTCAGGGTGATGTCGCCCAGATATTTGTTGGTGTAGTTGGCGGGCGTCCAGCCGTCGATCGTGACGGGC
Protein-coding regions in this window:
- the rpsT gene encoding 30S ribosomal protein S20 — protein: MANNPGAKKAIRKIARRTEVNKARRSRVRTYVRKFEEALAAGDAAVAKTAFIEAQSELMRAVSKGVVHKNTGARKVSRLAAALKKLAA
- the mutM gene encoding bifunctional DNA-formamidopyrimidine glycosylase/DNA-(apurinic or apyrimidinic site) lyase encodes the protein MPELPEVETVRRGLTPALEHARLSGLRLHRPNLRYAFPERFAEQLEGAEILRLERRAKYLLFHLDTQAVWITHLGMTGRFQVTDIDGQSLERNDFYWNHSAQAAIEAAAKVVQATARRGAKQKLDGNYYHSVRPDPKHLHVQVLATKEGVTRLIDFYDPRRFGFMLLLRPDELYAQGWYKGLGLEPLSDALNADALHALFSPRRTPLKSLLMDQTLISGLGNIYVCEALWRAALSPDLPGDRLSHAKAAELTLAVREVLEEAVAAGGSSISDFASASGELGYFQHRFRVYDREDEPCLRPGCGGTIARKTHSGRSTFYCPACQKG
- a CDS encoding aldo/keto reductase, with the translated sequence MKAALGLGSAQFGCDYGISNLRGRVSEDEVRQILQYAAQCGLKAIDVAPYEGDVERILGRCWPFPSPFKPQIRSVRAERGLDWVESRLKRSVEHMGLARVGVGMIDDAADLMGPQGDALWARMEKLKADGLFSRIGISARYEDSPVALAKRFKPDLIQVPTSILDQRLVREGALEALAGMGIEVQVRSVFLQGLLFTPREALPANLQPLGPQLSRIRRHLLETATDPLHAALSYALNLKGVSSVIVGVTSAAELRAVIAASDRPRPDLAWHAFAIEDPIALNPALWHADLSDDPRLRERRSVICAA